A DNA window from Pseudomonas resinovorans NBRC 106553 contains the following coding sequences:
- the atpB gene encoding F0F1 ATP synthase subunit A: MAEQTASGYIQHHLQNLTFGRLPNGDWGFAHSAEQAKEMGFWAFHLDTLGFSIGLGLIFIILFRMAAKKATTGVPGGLQNLVEVMVDFVDTNVKDTFHGRNPLIAPLALTIFVWIFLMNAVDLIPVDWIPMLAAKISGNEHLFFRAVPTTDPNATLGMAFSVFALIIFYSIKVKGIGGFIGELTLHPFSSKNIFVQILLIPVNFLLEFVTLIAKPISLALRLFGNMYAGELVFILIAVMFGAGILWLSGLGVVLQWAWAVFHILIITLQAFIFMMLTIVYLSMAHEDNH; encoded by the coding sequence ATGGCAGAGCAAACCGCTTCGGGCTATATCCAGCACCACCTGCAGAACCTGACCTTCGGTCGTCTGCCCAATGGCGATTGGGGCTTTGCCCACAGTGCCGAGCAAGCCAAGGAAATGGGCTTCTGGGCCTTCCATCTGGACACCCTGGGCTTCTCCATCGGCCTTGGCCTCATTTTCATCATCCTGTTCCGCATGGCAGCCAAGAAAGCCACTACCGGCGTTCCCGGTGGCCTGCAGAACCTGGTCGAAGTGATGGTCGACTTCGTCGACACCAACGTCAAAGACACCTTCCATGGTCGTAACCCGCTGATCGCCCCGCTGGCCCTGACCATCTTCGTCTGGATCTTCCTGATGAACGCCGTGGACCTGATCCCGGTGGACTGGATCCCGATGCTGGCCGCGAAGATCTCCGGTAACGAGCACCTGTTCTTCCGCGCCGTACCGACCACCGACCCGAACGCCACCCTGGGCATGGCCTTCTCGGTGTTCGCGCTGATCATCTTCTACAGCATCAAGGTCAAGGGCATCGGCGGCTTCATCGGCGAACTGACCCTGCACCCGTTCAGCAGCAAGAACATCTTCGTTCAGATCCTGCTGATCCCGGTGAACTTCCTGCTCGAATTCGTCACCCTGATCGCCAAGCCGATCTCGCTGGCTCTGCGTCTGTTCGGCAACATGTACGCCGGCGAACTGGTGTTCATCCTGATCGCTGTAATGTTCGGCGCCGGCATTCTGTGGCTGAGCGGCCTGGGCGTTGTGCTGCAGTGGGCGTGGGCTGTGTTCCACATCCTGATCATCACCCTGCAGGCCTTCATCTTCATGATGCTGACCATCGTCT
- a CDS encoding F0F1 ATP synthase subunit I, which translates to MEIRTPNRLPFHRLPVFPVLLVQLVVLLLAAVVVWQWRGTVAGYSGLCGGLIAWLPNLYFARKAFRYSGARAAQAIVRSFYAGEMGKMILTAVLFALTFAGVKPLDAPAVFGVFLLTQSVSWFAPLLMRTRLSKP; encoded by the coding sequence ATGGAAATCCGCACGCCAAACCGCTTGCCCTTCCATCGTCTACCGGTCTTTCCGGTCCTGTTGGTTCAGCTGGTCGTCCTGTTGCTTGCCGCTGTCGTTGTCTGGCAGTGGCGTGGCACGGTAGCTGGATACTCTGGCTTGTGCGGCGGCTTGATCGCCTGGTTGCCGAACTTGTATTTCGCCCGCAAGGCGTTCCGTTACAGCGGAGCCCGAGCAGCCCAGGCGATAGTCCGGTCTTTCTATGCGGGCGAGATGGGCAAGATGATTCTGACGGCAGTGCTGTTTGCACTGACGTTCGCAGGAGTGAAACCCCTGGATGCGCCGGCAGTTTTCGGCGTTTTCCTGCTGACCCAGTCGGTCAGCTGGTTCGCGCCCCTGCTGATGAGAACAAGACTTTCGAAACCTTAG